A region of Streptomyces sp. WMMC500 DNA encodes the following proteins:
- a CDS encoding sugar ABC transporter substrate-binding protein, with the protein MRPAARIRRAAGAAGAAALSLALLAGLAGCSGDGGSDDGTVTLDYLSLAWQKESVAANKRLVEEWNAEHPEVQVRYVQGIWDTVHDQLLTSFEGGEAPDIIHDAADDLTDFAYGGYLADLTDLLPQSLRADIPEQSWQTTTMNGGIYGVPFLQEPRMMFANTALLEESGVRVPTVADPWSWREFEDVAKKLTADTDGDGTTDRYGVAWGMKEPVSQSVNLSLSTGGGLFSREQTDDGPKNRIAYGPADSAVAETIDRQVNEDHTAPRSSLGMSGSDTLPGFFAGRYAMVPLNFSYRQLVTQQAPDDFGWSVLPMPAGDGPAGGLAQGVSPQTLSVAEDSDHRQAAADFIAFMTRPEHMAELAVGDWMLPTGAQALKDPALNTEEYGWRTGVEVARSLRPAPVLGVRGYREWSDKIATPAFQRYFNGDTDLDELRESLVEDGNLVLDRYQR; encoded by the coding sequence ATGAGGCCCGCGGCGCGCATCCGCCGTGCCGCCGGCGCAGCCGGCGCCGCCGCCCTGAGCCTGGCGTTGCTGGCCGGGCTGGCCGGCTGCAGCGGCGACGGCGGCTCCGACGACGGCACGGTGACCCTCGACTACCTCAGCCTCGCCTGGCAGAAGGAGTCCGTCGCGGCCAACAAGCGGCTCGTCGAGGAGTGGAACGCGGAGCACCCCGAGGTCCAGGTCCGCTACGTGCAGGGCATCTGGGACACCGTGCACGACCAGTTGCTGACCTCCTTCGAGGGCGGCGAGGCGCCCGACATCATCCACGACGCCGCCGACGACCTCACCGACTTCGCCTACGGCGGCTACCTCGCCGACCTCACCGACCTGCTGCCCCAGTCGCTGCGCGCCGACATCCCGGAGCAGTCGTGGCAGACGACGACCATGAACGGCGGCATCTACGGCGTCCCCTTCCTCCAGGAGCCGCGGATGATGTTCGCCAACACGGCCCTGCTCGAGGAGTCGGGCGTGCGGGTGCCGACGGTGGCCGACCCGTGGAGCTGGCGGGAGTTCGAGGACGTCGCGAAGAAGCTGACCGCCGACACCGACGGCGACGGCACGACCGACCGGTACGGCGTGGCCTGGGGCATGAAGGAGCCCGTCAGCCAGTCGGTGAACCTCTCGCTGTCCACCGGCGGCGGGCTGTTCTCCCGGGAGCAGACCGACGACGGGCCGAAGAACCGCATCGCCTACGGCCCCGCGGACTCGGCCGTCGCCGAGACCATCGACCGCCAGGTCAACGAGGACCACACCGCGCCGCGCAGCAGCCTCGGCATGTCCGGCTCCGACACGCTGCCCGGCTTCTTCGCCGGGCGGTACGCGATGGTGCCGCTCAACTTCTCCTACCGCCAGCTCGTCACCCAGCAGGCGCCCGACGACTTCGGCTGGTCGGTGCTGCCGATGCCCGCGGGTGACGGGCCGGCCGGCGGGCTCGCGCAGGGGGTCAGCCCGCAGACGCTGTCGGTGGCCGAGGACAGCGACCACCGGCAGGCGGCGGCGGACTTCATCGCCTTCATGACCCGGCCGGAGCACATGGCGGAGCTGGCCGTGGGCGACTGGATGCTGCCCACCGGCGCCCAGGCGCTCAAGGATCCGGCGCTGAACACCGAAGAGTACGGGTGGCGTACGGGCGTGGAGGTGGCCCGCTCGCTGCGGCCCGCCCCGGTGCTCGGAGTACGGGGGTATCGCGAGTGGTCGGACAAGATCGCCACACCGGCGTTCCAGCGGTACTTCAACGGCGACACCGACCTGGACGAGCTGCGCGAGTCGCTGGTCGAGGACGGCAACCTCGTCCTCGACCGGTACCAGAGATGA
- a CDS encoding carbohydrate ABC transporter permease — protein MSSPTSLRTKRAAGRTGQYLALLVYLVFLAFPLVWLISTAFKSPQELGKIDPTWIPQDPTLENFRAAFDAQPLLRSAANSLVVAGSAALIAVAIAVPAAYAMVRHRSKVTTAATGWILVSQMFPFVLVIIPLFMLLKEARMIDSLPGLILVYVVWNLPFSLWMLQGYVKAVPVSLEEAAAVDGAGRLRTILSVVLPLLTPGLVATLMFSFVTAWNEFFFALVLLKSPENQTMSVILTQFLGAEGVVDLGPLAAAATLATIPSLLFFALLQRRLVSGMLAGAVKG, from the coding sequence ATGAGCAGCCCAACGAGCCTGCGCACCAAGCGCGCCGCCGGCCGCACCGGGCAGTATCTCGCGCTGCTGGTCTACCTGGTCTTCCTCGCCTTCCCGCTGGTGTGGCTGATCTCCACGGCGTTCAAGTCGCCGCAGGAGCTGGGGAAGATCGACCCCACCTGGATCCCCCAGGACCCCACCCTGGAGAACTTCCGCGCCGCCTTCGACGCCCAGCCGCTGCTGCGCTCCGCCGCCAACAGCCTCGTCGTCGCCGGCAGCGCCGCCCTCATCGCCGTCGCCATCGCCGTGCCCGCCGCGTACGCGATGGTCCGCCACCGCTCGAAGGTCACCACCGCCGCCACGGGCTGGATCCTGGTCAGCCAGATGTTCCCGTTCGTGCTCGTCATCATCCCGCTGTTCATGCTGCTCAAGGAAGCGCGGATGATCGACTCGCTGCCGGGGCTGATCCTCGTCTACGTCGTGTGGAACCTGCCCTTCTCGCTCTGGATGCTCCAGGGCTACGTCAAGGCGGTGCCCGTCTCCCTGGAGGAGGCCGCCGCCGTGGACGGCGCGGGCCGGCTGCGCACCATCCTCAGCGTGGTGCTCCCGCTGCTCACCCCCGGCCTGGTGGCGACGCTGATGTTCTCCTTCGTCACCGCCTGGAACGAGTTCTTCTTCGCCCTCGTGCTGCTCAAGTCCCCGGAGAATCAGACGATGTCGGTCATCCTCACCCAGTTCCTCGGGGCCGAGGGCGTCGTGGACCTCGGCCCGCTCGCCGCGGCCGCCACCCTCGCCACCATCCCCAGCCTGCTGTTCTTCGCGCTGCTCCAGCGCCGGCTGGTCAGCGGGATGCTCGCCGGGGCGGTGAAGGGATGA
- a CDS encoding sugar ABC transporter permease — protein sequence MSVAAPPPQKAAGRGTPPPRTPRARKAALGLDGGTWFLLLPALIPILVLSVGPLLYGASLAFTDAQAGRTEPTEFIGLENLADLRQDTLFWDSFRIGLIWAVCVTTLQLVLALGLALLLNQNLRFRWFARTLALVPWAMPEVVVGIMWRLVYHQDAGILNETLSRLHLIDENVDWLTSLSLALPAVIAVGVWAGMPQTTVVLLAGLQNVPYELKEAAALDGAGVWRRFTSVTWPAIKPVVIAITALNFIWNFNSFSLVFVLTQGGPGGETRLPMLFAYEEAFAYGQYGYAAAMGLAMIAVIAVFLTLFLRKRLKEEAN from the coding sequence ATGAGCGTCGCCGCACCACCACCACAGAAGGCCGCGGGCCGCGGCACCCCGCCACCGCGCACACCACGCGCCCGCAAGGCCGCCCTCGGCCTCGACGGCGGCACCTGGTTCCTGCTCCTGCCCGCGCTCATACCCATACTCGTGCTGAGCGTCGGCCCGCTCCTCTACGGCGCCTCGCTGGCGTTCACCGACGCGCAGGCCGGCCGCACCGAGCCCACCGAGTTCATCGGCCTGGAGAACCTCGCCGACCTCCGGCAGGACACCCTCTTCTGGGACTCGTTCCGCATCGGGCTCATCTGGGCGGTCTGCGTGACCACCCTGCAGTTGGTCCTCGCGCTGGGCCTGGCCCTGCTGCTCAACCAGAACCTTCGCTTCCGCTGGTTCGCGCGCACCCTGGCGCTCGTGCCCTGGGCGATGCCCGAGGTCGTCGTCGGCATCATGTGGCGGCTGGTCTACCACCAGGACGCCGGCATCCTCAACGAGACGCTGAGCCGGCTCCACCTCATCGACGAGAACGTCGACTGGCTCACCAGCCTCTCCCTCGCCCTGCCCGCCGTGATCGCGGTGGGCGTCTGGGCCGGCATGCCGCAGACCACGGTCGTGCTGCTCGCCGGGCTGCAGAACGTCCCGTACGAGCTGAAGGAGGCCGCGGCCCTCGACGGCGCGGGCGTCTGGCGCCGCTTCACCTCCGTCACCTGGCCGGCGATCAAGCCGGTGGTCATCGCCATCACCGCGCTCAACTTCATCTGGAACTTCAACTCGTTCTCTCTGGTCTTCGTCCTCACCCAGGGCGGTCCCGGCGGCGAGACCCGGCTGCCGATGCTCTTCGCGTACGAAGAGGCCTTCGCCTACGGCCAGTACGGCTACGCCGCCGCCATGGGGCTGGCGATGATCGCGGTCATCGCGGTGTTCCTGACCCTGTTCCTGCGCAAGCGACTGAAGGAGGAGGCGAACTGA
- a CDS encoding LacI family DNA-binding transcriptional regulator: MSSGGPPTIVSIAERAGVSIASVSRVLNGLGARPETEDRVRRAAAELGYVPNAVARSLKDGHTRQLTFAVPDIGNPVYVAMVREIQAVAKAAGYRLLLHSTDADVADELGVVRSLADRTSDGLVLVPIRITPAHVEALTAAPGPVVVIGSLPDGVPVDAVQADSVTGAELAVRHLVETGRRRIAFVNGPVDTVPGGNRGRGYRAALAACGIPYDPGLVATTDFGVGAGARATARLLDLCPGLDAVFCANDQLAIGAVQALHARGRRIPEDTAVAGMDDSDLAVAAWPPLTSVDLGAGERGRRAARMLLERLGPGGGEPVPARRTTAAPRLVVRGSTSPGAAPAGSDEQEGARSA; the protein is encoded by the coding sequence ATGTCCTCCGGGGGGCCACCCACGATCGTGTCGATCGCCGAACGGGCCGGGGTGTCCATCGCCTCCGTCTCCCGCGTCCTCAACGGGCTGGGCGCCCGGCCCGAGACCGAGGACCGGGTCCGGCGCGCCGCCGCCGAACTCGGCTACGTGCCCAACGCCGTGGCCCGCTCCCTGAAGGACGGCCACACCCGCCAGTTGACCTTCGCCGTGCCGGACATCGGCAACCCCGTCTACGTCGCGATGGTCCGCGAGATCCAGGCCGTCGCGAAGGCCGCCGGCTACCGCCTGCTGCTGCACTCCACCGACGCCGACGTCGCCGACGAACTCGGCGTCGTCCGCAGCCTCGCGGACCGCACCAGCGACGGTCTCGTCCTCGTGCCCATCCGGATCACCCCCGCGCACGTCGAGGCGCTGACCGCCGCCCCCGGCCCGGTCGTCGTCATCGGCTCGCTGCCCGACGGCGTGCCCGTCGACGCCGTCCAGGCCGACTCCGTCACCGGTGCCGAACTGGCCGTACGCCACCTCGTCGAGACCGGCCGCCGCCGCATCGCCTTCGTCAACGGCCCCGTCGACACCGTCCCCGGCGGCAACCGCGGCCGCGGCTACCGCGCCGCCCTCGCCGCCTGCGGCATCCCCTACGACCCGGGCCTGGTCGCCACCACGGACTTCGGCGTCGGCGCCGGCGCCCGCGCCACCGCCCGGCTGCTGGACCTCTGTCCCGGCCTGGACGCCGTGTTCTGCGCCAACGACCAACTCGCCATCGGCGCCGTCCAGGCGCTGCACGCCCGCGGCCGGCGCATACCCGAGGACACCGCCGTCGCCGGCATGGACGACAGCGACCTGGCCGTCGCCGCCTGGCCGCCGCTGACCAGCGTCGACCTCGGCGCCGGCGAACGCGGGCGGCGCGCCGCCCGGATGCTCCTGGAACGGCTCGGGCCGGGCGGCGGCGAGCCCGTCCCCGCCCGGCGCACGACCGCCGCGCCGCGGCTCGTCGTGCGCGGCTCCACCTCCCCGGGCGCCGCGCCCGCGGGCTCCGACGAGCAGGAAGGCGCGAGGTCCGCATGA
- a CDS encoding aminotransferase class V-fold PLP-dependent enzyme, producing MLGRGAAAGGALALGPLLAGEAFAATSGAPSAAGQDKGRPRDVYGRIGVRPLINARGTYTVLSGSLMLPEVRDAIDAAARQYVQLDELADAVGRRLGELTQTEFGLVSAGCSAGLTHAAAACTAGGNPDLHVNIPDLTGFQKTEAIIPRHSRNVYEAAISAVGLKVVQVETKEELQAAIGPQTALVYIMAGPRVDDSELDTETIASVTKPAGVPLLVDAAAEILTIPNVHIERGADLVGYSGGKCMRGPQSAGLILGREDLVRAAWVHSAPHHGYARGFKVGKEEAMGMLAAVEMWVRRDHDAEYAEWTSWLKQISRRVSSVSGVTTEITQPEGLSNRTPSLRILWSAKRKEVTGSTIMNAMWNGEPRIALNATGGSDPDQTGVSITPYMMEPSDWRTISDELVRMLRDPPPAPESPKPPTVDVAGTWSVEITYAAGTSSAHKLELAQDGAKVTGTHAGEFVSRPASGSVSGKQVTVRSSYGEEHGDSLSYTFTGTVDGDEISGELDMGEYLKGSWTATRS from the coding sequence ATGCTCGGAAGAGGCGCGGCGGCCGGGGGAGCACTCGCGCTTGGTCCGCTGCTGGCGGGTGAAGCGTTCGCGGCCACGTCCGGGGCGCCGTCCGCGGCGGGCCAGGACAAGGGCCGCCCCAGGGACGTCTACGGCCGCATCGGCGTCCGCCCGCTGATCAACGCGCGGGGAACGTACACCGTGCTCAGCGGCTCGCTGATGCTGCCCGAGGTACGCGACGCGATCGACGCGGCGGCGCGGCAGTACGTGCAGCTCGACGAGCTGGCCGACGCCGTCGGCCGCCGCCTCGGCGAGCTCACCCAGACGGAGTTCGGGCTGGTCAGCGCCGGGTGTTCGGCGGGTCTCACGCACGCCGCGGCGGCGTGTACCGCCGGCGGCAACCCGGACCTGCACGTCAACATCCCGGACCTGACCGGGTTCCAGAAGACCGAGGCGATCATCCCGCGGCACTCGCGGAACGTCTACGAGGCCGCGATCAGCGCGGTGGGCCTCAAGGTCGTCCAGGTCGAGACGAAGGAGGAACTGCAGGCCGCCATCGGCCCGCAGACCGCTCTGGTCTACATCATGGCCGGACCGCGCGTGGACGACAGCGAGCTGGACACCGAGACGATCGCGTCCGTGACCAAGCCCGCCGGGGTCCCGCTGCTGGTCGACGCCGCCGCGGAGATCCTCACCATCCCCAACGTGCACATCGAGCGCGGCGCCGACCTCGTCGGCTACAGCGGCGGCAAGTGCATGCGGGGCCCGCAGTCGGCCGGTCTGATCCTGGGCCGCGAGGACCTCGTACGGGCCGCGTGGGTGCACAGCGCCCCGCACCACGGCTACGCGCGCGGCTTCAAGGTCGGCAAGGAAGAGGCCATGGGCATGCTCGCGGCCGTCGAGATGTGGGTCCGCCGCGACCACGACGCCGAGTACGCCGAGTGGACGAGCTGGCTCAAGCAGATATCCCGCCGCGTCTCGTCGGTGAGCGGGGTGACCACGGAGATCACCCAGCCCGAGGGGCTGTCGAACCGGACCCCCTCGCTGCGCATCCTGTGGAGCGCCAAGCGCAAGGAGGTCACCGGCTCCACCATCATGAACGCGATGTGGAACGGCGAGCCGCGCATCGCGCTCAACGCCACCGGCGGCTCCGACCCGGACCAGACCGGGGTGTCCATCACGCCGTACATGATGGAGCCCAGCGACTGGCGGACCATCTCCGACGAACTCGTCCGGATGCTGCGCGACCCGCCGCCCGCGCCGGAGTCGCCCAAGCCGCCGACCGTGGACGTGGCCGGCACCTGGTCGGTGGAGATCACGTACGCCGCGGGCACGTCGAGCGCGCACAAGCTCGAACTGGCCCAGGACGGCGCGAAGGTCACCGGCACACACGCCGGCGAGTTCGTCAGCCGCCCGGCCTCCGGCAGCGTCAGCGGCAAGCAGGTCACGGTGCGCAGCAGCTACGGCGAGGAGCACGGCGACTCGCTGAGCTACACCTTCACCGGCACCGTGGACGGCGACGAGATCAGCGGCGAACTCGACATGGGCGAGTACCTGAAGGGCTCCTGGACCGCGACCCGGTCCTGA
- a CDS encoding RidA family protein, with protein sequence MSSNRRDFIRKAAPVAAVAAVPVVAGGQAMAADGDQAEGRGRGHGHGRPRKEVHYPDGSEPPENPLFSPIVTYGNMVFISGIGAHFEGDIRSHTDHVLNEIERYLESVGSSMEKVLKVNVYLNTLDDYTGMNEVFLGRWGKEPGVRTTIAAAAGIPGDSLVEIDCIAVI encoded by the coding sequence ATGTCCTCCAACCGCAGGGACTTCATCCGCAAGGCGGCCCCGGTGGCCGCGGTGGCCGCCGTGCCGGTGGTCGCCGGCGGCCAGGCGATGGCCGCCGACGGCGACCAGGCCGAGGGCAGGGGCAGGGGCCACGGTCACGGCCGGCCGCGCAAGGAGGTCCACTACCCCGACGGCAGCGAGCCGCCGGAGAACCCGCTGTTCAGCCCGATCGTCACCTACGGCAACATGGTCTTCATCTCGGGCATCGGCGCGCACTTCGAGGGCGACATCCGCTCGCACACCGACCACGTGCTCAACGAGATCGAGCGCTACCTGGAGTCGGTCGGCTCGTCCATGGAGAAGGTCCTCAAGGTCAACGTGTACCTCAACACCCTGGACGACTACACCGGGATGAACGAGGTCTTCCTCGGCCGCTGGGGCAAGGAGCCGGGCGTCCGCACGACCATTGCCGCCGCCGCCGGCATCCCCGGCGACTCCCTGGTCGAGATCGACTGCATCGCCGTCATCTGA